In Chanodichthys erythropterus isolate Z2021 chromosome 18, ASM2448905v1, whole genome shotgun sequence, the following are encoded in one genomic region:
- the ahi1 gene encoding jouberin gives MPAGQSDVRAKTKARFDEVLKRYTNPPSEKKKAKQISDQSQEIIVLQTLKKNLDLSKDTEDDEAILNNTYDPAQGSPRYTKNRRREREASAKTNINNAVSEEEPSGKKKSKRRLPQPPPPVQNEDDNDRRTDSEIDGKHYRKTKKEKDKSGKDVSRQKEETEREDDYLQAYQHQISQEEETAGKKMARKKAVEKFTESQLLNNELEKKKKKMKSSKHDGDRSQTEVSVDNHTENILDDVVDELKEDTVKPKVKKKKKQKEVIVEEEQAEQKQAFEDSLVLGVYIHRTDKLKTDLMVSHPMVKVHVVDEVNGQYVKKEDSHRHVSSFYEQENIEHILPIITQPFDFKKNKITVPEWEEQIIFNERFGYFLQDDDDSPRVILFFEILDFISMEEARTNISVDHHERGFRKIAWAFLKLVGTNGVLNVDTKLRLQLYCPPPRAKKLPQTVEVFQWWSKFPRNKYASTLYVTVKGLKPPEHVDPSIRSMMALQQERGSTSYSELNTEMTNKTSTQILESKSETMKWSRMPGQVCCIPNKPMHSFRGGQMGCFTLCFSHDGRVLAAACADRDSFPIIIYEIPSGKVLASFNGHLSVVYDLCWSRDDKDLLTASSDGTVRVWNVKRLQSLAHKTLPHPSFVYCAQFHPQAQSLVVTGGFDGVLRVWNVDIQDVNGQLLQEFDGHKTFINTLCFDPEGSRMFSADNSGLIIVWGTKVVPGSRRGLTSQWSIEREINEAELNGISINSLEVHPNGRRLLIHAKDSVLRVMDLRILAVKKYIGATNYRERINSTFTPCGSFIFSGSEDGMAYVWNSETGDQVAVYSELCYSSALRAVAFHPHENMVAFCSFGQNQLIHLYLYDRKVAQMEVESLRGLSRSDNLDSKTGRNSSEVTNFQNSSATGMDQFASTARVSIKMQRVKQKLDSVLEPHRSSPGVDMYEQGGMSHLGRSLEGLTSNIPPSLLSPHSKLQMSASLSSQLIPQATLTSHNSGYSPAGQPIRRAPSLRHQKSLLDYEFSQQEETDFGQIHQTVVSLYEYRANRSDELSIRRGDVIHVLYKDNESWWFGRLVSGQEGYFPASYVADEGSFDEELSRALKAQPSLLDQDGVERATPVQLSAAISASGELKIISELDTDPEASSTITKKKKKKVKRSEVPSVLPQVLSSDREMSSALSRRRPLPRLGQANGAFEGEGPN, from the exons ATGCCAGCAG GTCAAAGTGATGTGAGAGCTAAGACGAAAGCTCGCTTTGACGAGGTGTTGAAGAGATACACAAACCCTCCCTCTGAGAAAAAGAAAGCCAAACAGATCTCTGACCAGTCCCAGGAAATTATTGTG CTTCAGACCTTGAAGAAGAACCTAGATTTGAGTAAAGACACTGAAGATGATGAAGCTATCCTCAATAACACATATGATCCAGCTCAGGGCAGTCCTAGATACACCAAAAACAggcgaagagagagagaagcatcTGCAAAGACCAACATAAACAATGCTGTAAGTGAGGAGGAGCCCAGCGggaaaaagaaaagcaaaaggAGGCTACCACAACCACCACCCCCTGTTCAAAATGAAGATGACAACGACAGGAGGACTGATTCAGAAATCGATGGAAAACATTATAGGAAGACAAAGAAAGAGAAGGATAAAAGTGGAAAGGATGTCAGTCGACAGAAAGAAGAGACAGAGAGGGAAGATGATTATCTACAGGCGTACCAACATCAGATCTCACAGGAGGAAGAGACCGCTGGAAAGAAGATGGCACGGAAGAAAGCTGTAGAGAAGTTTACGGAGAGCCAGCTGCTAAACAAtgagctggagaagaaaaagaagaaaatgaaaTCAAGCAAACATGATGGTGATAGAAG TCAGACTGAAGTGTCGGTGGATAACCATACAGAAAACATCCTGGATGATGTTGTGGATGAGTTAAAGGAGGACACAGTCAAACCCAAagtgaagaagaaaaagaaacaaaaagaag TGATTGTTGAGGAGGAACAGGCAGAACAGAAACAAGCCTTTGAAGATAGTCTAGTGCTGGGAGTTTATATCCACAGGACAGACAAGCTGAAGACCGATCTGATGGTGTCTCACCCTATGGTCAAAGTTCACGTGGTCGATGAGGTCAATGGACAGTATGTCAAGAAGGAGGACAG CCATCGCCATGTTTCATCCTTCTATGAGCAAGAAAACATCGAGCACATTCTACCCATCATAACTCAACCTTTTGActtcaagaaaaacaaaataacagttcCAGAGTGGGAGGAACAGATTATCTTCAATGAGCGCTTCGGATATTTCCTACAAGACGATGATGATAGTCCACGTGTGATACTGTTTTTTGAG ATTCTGGATTTCATCAGTATGGAGGAAGCACGAACAAACATCTCTGTTGACCATCATGAGCGGGGTTTCCGGAAGATTGCATGGGCTTTTTTGAAG CTTGTAGGAACCAATGGTGTCTTGAATGTTGACACCAAACTGCGTCTACAGCTTTACTGCCCTCCTCCGCGGGCAAAGAAACTGCCTCAAACGGTTGAAGTGTTTCAGTGGTGGTCAAAGTTCCCAAGGAACAAATATGCCTCAACCCTCTATGTCACAGTGAAAGGCCTCAAACCACCTGAACAT GTGGACCCCAGTATCCGTTCTATGATGGCTCTACAGCAGGAGCGGGGCAGCACCTCCTACAGTGAGCTCAATACTGAGATGACCAATAAAACCAGCACCCAGATACTGGAGAGCAAATCAGAAACCATGAAGTGGAGCCGCATGCCTGGACAG GTGTGTTGCATCCCGAATAAGCCAATGCACTCCTTTCGTGGAGGTCAGATGGGCTGTTTTACTCTGTGTTTCTCCCATGATGGACGTGTGCTAGCAGCTGCATGTGCAGATAGAGATTCATTTCCTATCATTA TATATGAGATTCCATCTGGGAAAGTTCTGGCATCCTTTAATGGCCATCTGAGTGTGGTGTATGATCTCTGCTGGTCCAGAGATGATAAAGATTTGTTAACTGCATCGTCTGATGGAACAGTAAG AGTGTGGAATGTTAAACGACTGCAGAGTCTTGCTCATAAAACTCTCCCTCACCCTTCATTTGTGTACTGCGCCCAGTTCCACCCGCAAGCCCAGAGTCTGGTGGTGACGGGGGGCTTCGATGGAGTGCTGCGGGTGTGGAACGTAGACATACAAGACGTGAATGGGCAACTTCTGCAAGAGTTTGATGGACACAAGACTTTCATCAATACGCTGTGTTTTGACCCAGAAG GGAGCAGAATGTTTTCTGCAGACAATTCTGGCCTCATTATTGTGTGGGGAACCAAGGTAGTGCCTGGGTCTCGCCGTGGACTGACCAGTCAATGGAGCATTGAGAGG GAAATTAACGAGGCAGAACTGAATGGAATATCCATCAACTCATTAGAGGTGCATCCAAATGGAAGACGACTTTTAATTCATGCCAAAGACAGTGTTTTAAGGGTCATGGATTTGAGAAT TCTTGCAGTGAAGAAATACATAGGTGCCACCAACTACAGGGAGAGAATCAACAGCACGTTCACTCCCTGTGGAAGCTTCATCTTTTCGGGCAGTGAAGATGGAATGGCCTATGTGTGGAACTCTGAGACAG GTGACCAGGTCGCCGTTTACTCTGAGCTGTGTTATTCATCTGCACTTCGAGCTGTTGCTTTCCACCCTCATGAGAACATGGTGGCCTTCTGTTCCTTTGGCCAAAACCAGCTCATCCATCTCTATCTGTACGACCGGAAGG TGGCTCAGATGGAGGTGGAGAGTTTGAGAGGGTTGAGTCGTTCAGACAATCTGGATAGTAAGACAGGGAGAAATTCATCAGAGGTCACGAACTTTCAGAACTCCTCTGCCACCGGAATGGACCAGTTTGCCAGCACAGCTCGTGTGTCCATAAAGATGCAGCGGGTCAAACAGAAACTAGACTCTGTACTG GAGCCCCATCGTAGTTCCCCTGGTGTGGATATGTATGAACAAG gtGGCATGTCTCACCTGGGAAGAAGCCTAGAG ggCCTGACCTCAAATATTCCTCCATCTCTACTGTCCCCTCATTCTAAACTACAGATGTCCGCATCACTCAGCTCTCAACTCATTCCACAGGCAACACTCACCTCACACAACA GTGGTTATAGTCCCGCTGGGCAGCCCATTAGAAGAGCTCCATCCCTCAGACACCAAAAA AGTTTACTGGATTATGAATTCTCTCAACAAGAAGAGACAGACTTTGGGCAAATCCATCAGACG GTTGTGTCACTGTATGAGTACAGAGCCAATCGATCGGATGAGCTGTCGATACGCCGCGGTGACGTGATCCACGTGCTGTACAAAGACAACGAGAGCTGGTGGTTTGGGCGACTGGTCAGTGGGCAAGAGGGATATTTCCCAGCATCCTATGTGGCTGATGAAG GGAGTTTTGATGAGGAGCTTTCAAGAGCTTTAAAAGCACAACCATCACTGTTAGATCAAGATGGAGTTGAGCGTGCAACACCAGTCCAG CTGTCTGCAGCCATCAGTGCCTCTGGAGAGCTGAAGATCATCTCAGAACTGGATACTGACCCTGAAGCATCCTCCACCAT aactaaaaagaagaagaaaaaggtGAAGCGGAGTGAAGTTCCCTCTGTTCTGCCTCAGGTCCTATCCTCAGATCGTGAAATGTCTTCAGCATTATCTAGAAGGAGACCCCTCCCCCGACTAGGCCAGGCCAACGGTGCGTTTGAAGGCGAAGGACCGAACTGA